A genome region from Portunus trituberculatus isolate SZX2019 chromosome 18, ASM1759143v1, whole genome shotgun sequence includes the following:
- the LOC123505805 gene encoding transmembrane protein 211-like: protein MKVRGWTWDTSWAVVGLWATVSLLVAMASLAALFTPTWFVRHSPAPPIMFGVWAWCMGSLSDQECAAIGQGIRDTSGALPSAVWVMVGAVYGGGGALLAVTGLAALLTPILPTTHARAALAHVAGNIQAAAVSLQVVGLLLYPLVLGSPFARQHCGSAASVYAAGTCELGYAYMLALVATALAAYCPVLARLVTYKDYTDYRSNLNYI from the exons ATGAAGGTTCGCGGGTGGACGTGGGACACGTCATGGGCTGTGGTGGGCCTATGGGCGACAGTTTCGCTGCTGGTGGCGATGGCGTCTCTCGCCGCTCTCTTCACGCCCACGTGGTTCGTGCGGCACTCACCTGCTCCTCCAATCATGTTTGGAGTATGGGCGTGGTGCATGGGCAGCCTGAGTGACCAGGAATGTGCAGCCATCGGACAAGGAATCAGGGACACTAGTGGAGCGCTGCCGTCAGCGGTGTGGGTAATGGTGGGCGCGGTGTATGGAGGGGGCGGTGCCTTGTTGGCTGTCACGGGCCTTGCCGCGCTCCTCACGCCCATCTTGCCAACCACTCACGCTCGTGCCGCCCTTGCTCATGTTGCAGGCAACATTCAGGCAGCAGCAG tgTCGCTGCAGGTGGTGGGGCTGCTGCTGTACCCGCTGGTCCTCGGGTCACCCTTCGCCAGGCAGCACTGTGGCTCAGCGGCTTCCGTCTACGCCGCGGGCACCTGTGAGCTGGGTTACGCCTACATGTTGGCTCTTGTTGCGACAGCTTTGGCGGCCTACTGCCCAGTCCTAGCCAGGCTTGTCACTTACAAGGACTATACTGATTACAGATCCAATCTTAATTACATATGA